TCCTCAGTGAATGAGTGGTATATGGTGCAGAGGTAGACATCTATTGTTAGGCTTTTGAAGAGACCTTTGTTTTGAGAACGCTAGTCCATGGCAATGGAGAAAAATCCTTTATTAAAGCTTTGGCTTCCTTTTTTTTGCCCTGAGCTTGAAGCTTTACCCTTCTGAATTTGGGTATTGGTTTAATGAGTTTACGCCTCCCCCCTTCCCTTgtgttattattaattattttttaaataagtagaCTTAGCAGATGTAACTTTTAGAGTGTTACTGGCTTAATCGTTTTACTGTCATACTATGGCATTGGTGATAAGGTTTAGGGTTTAAGATGTCACTGAGCTATCTGAATCCTTCCCGTCGCATGCAAGTTCATATTATAAATACTTGCTGAAGACCCGCTGTATACGGTTCtatatcaataattttattctacAAATCCTACCTCTCCAATCAAAATTTAGTATCATGCATGCTAGTTTTTTAGTAGTTCCCCGATGGATTATCAAATCATCCAGGTGCATGATGATTTGCTTCTAATgctgtaactttttttttttgcagatcTTCTGGGCATTTTCAATATACTTGGAGGCAGTTGCAATTCTTCCTCAGTTAGTTTTGTTACAGCGTAGCGGAAATGTGGACAATTTAACGGGGCAATATGTGTTCTTTCTTGGGTATgtgtatctttttttaataccaGTGTTgctttacctataaaaaaaataccagtgTTGCTCTCAAGAATTCTCTTTGTTGTGTGGTTGGCAAAATATCTCTGTGGAAGATACATCAGCTACTGCCAGCATAACTCTATGCAGTTACCTTGGAAACATACATGCTTGTATTGGACTAGGTAGTATGCATATATCTTACTTAGCACCCATGGTAATATAGGACAGCTCTAGCTAGTAAACCAAGGGGGAACTAAGCAAGTTGTACTGTTCATGAACATAGAAATGCAGTTTCTAACCACTTGATAGCAGCTTGATACATTGTGAAAGTTTAGAGCTCTGTGTATATGAACATCTATGGATGTAGgtagtgtacttgggctttgccttctcttatgaataaaacttattgattacctatataaaaaaaaaaaaaaacatctatgGATGTAGCAGGGAAAGATATAGAAGTGAACTTATCATTATGTGATAGGCCAATATTAACTTATCAAGAATAAAAATGCGATAGGCCAGTTTCATTATATACAATGAAACCTGTATCGATTTATGCACCCCATGATGTGTCTCGTTTTCACCATGTAATGACTGTTTCTGTTGCTCCCTAGCTTTCTTTAAGGTGATTTATTTACTGAAAAATAAGAAAGTGGTATATTTGAGTGAATTTGTATGTGTTTGTCAATGTGTGTTTTTCTCTGGGGTGTTTGTTTGTGTTTTCATGCACGTTATATTGGTAAATAAGTTCAGAGACCGGAAAACTCGAAGAGGATACACCCCACATCCTCCATAGCTATCTTACTGGTAACTCaatgaaaattgaatttatatGTGGGCGTCTTGCCTCCATCTAAAAATGGTATAATGCCATCAGGTGGGAAAGTAGAACGGAAATAGGTATTGCAGTTGATGAGAATTCTGAACACCTTCacctgatcaaaaaaaaaaaaaaaaagaaagaaatctgAACCCCTTCAGAGCAATGCAAATCCAAATCAACCCTTTGCTTCCCATGCCAACCCATTTCCACATGGCATGACAAGGGTAAGGGTCCACTGGACTGGATACTCAATGTGGTGGAAAACCTTTGGAAACGAAACTCATGAAACTTGGATGCAAACTCAAATGTTAGATCCATCTAGATAATGTAGCATTTCCAAATGTGACAACCATGCCCTAGTTTTGTTCAAAATTGTGACTTATTGCTTTTAGCTGTTTTTGTTTGCCGTTGAAGTAATGTTATTGAACTTGTGGCGAGAGTACTTAGCATCCACATATTCATTCTGCAGGGCATATCGTGCATTCTACATCCTTAACTGGATATATCGCCACTTCACAGAGTCTCATTTTAGTCGATGGATAGGTAAGCTATGCCTAGAATCAGAGAACAACTGTTTGTCATGCGTCTTGCAGCTTGTGAGTATAATtaaattctttcttaattttgcAGCTTGCATCTCCGGACTTGTTCAGACAGCTTTATATGCAGATTTCTTTTACTATTACTACATTAGGTAAAGAAATCTGACACATTCTTGATGACGAACCATGCTAACAGTTTTTTACTTGATGGATAACTTTAACAATTGTTTGTTTTGCAGCTGGAAAAGCAATACAAAGCTTAAGTTGCCTGCTTGAGCCAAGCATGGAGTTTTGGAAATTTGAAGTTGGTTTTCCTAAATCACCGTTAGTGTTCTTACATTAATCACATCATTGTTGGCGGAAGAAGGGACGCAGGTTTCTTAGTTTAATTCAGTCGATAAACCCAAGCAGGTGGGTGAAAATTTAGCTGGTTTTAGGTGAAAATCCCCATGTCATAGGCAATTGTAGGGCGGATAAAAGTAACTCCCTGGTTTTTAGGTGGTGATAGTCTTTTAGTATCTTTTCTTGCCACTGATTTTGACCTGTAAAGATTTATTGGGAGGACACGTGTGCAGACTTGGCTAATAGCAGACGTGGATGTTTGGTGCACATATGATTAAATctgtatttgtttatttattgtaattatttgTCTTCGGCCAGATACagttaattaaattcaaagtGTTTACTGCTACCAAGAATTAGAGAAACAACAGCTGTTTGAACCCACTAATTTTGAGTGGACTTGCCGACTGTTTTTAGAGAGGGAACATTTCCATTCTCTTTAGAAAACTCCCGGATCCTCtccttttcctttccatttctACAATGTGTATATATGGTAGTggttttttcttccttcctccGTCGGTTCAATTTTGGTTAGATCTACTACTTTCCGGCCGTCATCAGTCAACACACGTCCCACCACCACATCCGCTAGCCGCCGATCTATTGGTACGATGCAGAGTTGTGCCAAAAAGCTCGACGCGTGGCCCTCACGTGAGGCTTGTTTCCGCACGTGTTCCTCACGCACTGCCGCGCCCCAATGCCTCTTACGGCTACACGCACCATAACATAAGATTCTTCTTATCAAGATCTTCTAGATTTGGCTTGCCTCACCTTCATCTCACCGGCGCGTGGCACCACCACGACTGCGTGGGAAGGCGGATAACCGGCCGCAGATCAACCCATCCGATGTCGTACTTTCTACTATGTTATCGTTTTTCCTAACTAATGATCTTGGGAAATTGACTATGGATCTCTCCAAAAAACATTTCAAGATAACAAATTGTAGTGCACCTACCACCATCATTGCTTACAGCAGGGGCAACACCTACCACCAACGATGGTTCCATAGTTCGTATAACTTTACGAACTGCTTATTTCCGTCTTTTAAGACAGTATCCTCTTTGTAGGGCATGGGTAAAGACTATGAAATTGGTcccaaaactcttttttttttccacctcTTTCACGCTGTAGTTTTTTGTATTGTGGCATTTGTTGAGGAATCTCACCCCCTTCTCATGTATTATCCTTTCTATTTCTAATAGAAATTtgcttgcttaaaaaaaaagaaaaaagaaaaaaaagaatcccCCTAATTTTGAACATTCATGCATGAATAATTCTATCCACTATCCTCTTAATTATTATCCTTTACCATACTCTTATTTGGCATCCAATAAttggatgataaataattttacaatcatttaatgtcacaacATAGgataatgaaaagatgatggtAGAAAGGATGGTATGTAGCCATTTCTTTCCATGTGTAGTTAGGGCTAGAGTTATGATTATTGGTGTTGTTCTAAGAGTTATGATACTCTCAATTTTAGATTTTgtcatttctaattatttttactaatgtGACACATTTGAAATGGTACatgaaatcacttaaaatatgttatgttagaGTAGGTGtgattcaaattaataaaatctaaaaatcaaaGAATAATATTTGTCGTTCTAATAAAATAGGTCCCTTGATAATCGGACATTAAGCTGATATTTATCTTGGTTTTGTTACCATAAACCATACATtccctttattttcttggaagaTCTTAGGCGTAATTAAAACCAAAACACACCATTTAGGTCCCCCAAAACTTAGGCGAATCTATTATGTTATATGGAGCGCTCCATATAACTTATAAAGAGCAATGATAGGATTATAAGTTATACACAACTTTAATACaactagaattaaaaaaatatttttttcactttaacTCAAACTTATCCTGTTAATGAATGGTTCcaaaactcatttatttatttattatattagcTAGTTTAGGATGATTAATTATTGGGGcttccaattttttaaaatattgtatcGTGTAactgttaatatatataatatgcttgtttagTAAAAAGAACCAAGAAATAGGTCACAACACCACTTCTATGTCTATTGTCCTCTAAACTAcatattaaaaagaagaataatattagtatgtcTTCTCATTTTATCccttcatgtatttaattttttttaattattaattaaagaagtaattattaatatattgatatatttttttaattttttaaaaatatttaaaaaatataaaaaaaataaaaaagaaaacttttatcTAGGCGGCATACCAGCCGTCACTACTGGACGTTAGCCCAGCATCactcataagaaaaaaaaaaaaatgtctaccAAACACAGCCACATGGgacaaaataaagagaaattttattgcattataagaatattattataattttaaaaaaatttaaagataaaattaactatatTTATAGCATTgctccaaaataaaataataggtaggtttccaaatttcaaacttCCAGCCATTATTTAGCTCAGACATCGAAATAAGAATCTCCTATAATGCTACCCAGTACGCCCACGACTTCTACATGATTGCATTACATCCATGCACGTCCTTATCACGGTTTCCACCTTTATGTTGGCCTCTTATGTCTCTCTTTTGTCAATCACAAACCTCCTGTTTTCGTTatcttatattatatgcttCCGACGTTGGCTTATTATTGATTCAAGTTTGTCAAATGTCCATTCCCGAAagcccattttcttcttcttcgcctTCGCCTTCTTTGCCTCAGACCTCTTCTGGGAGAGTTGAACTAGTTTCCAAGTTCGTATCGGATCGACTTGTTCAGAAGTTTTATGATGTGTCTGAATTCGGCTTTGATTACGAGCAAAGTGGATTGTGGTCTCCTCCGGTCCAGAGGACTGTGTTCATGAGCTCCTCCGGGAAAATATTCACGGAAGCAGATATTCTGTCAAAACTCAGAAGCGCATTGCAGAGGCATCGTCGTGGAAGGAAACACAGATCACTTTGTTTCAATGTATGAAGCTGCTCTTATTCCTTCCTCTCTCTTTATtatttcttgagagagagagagagagagagattaggagctaatttccattttcttttttcagaaCTTCTGATGCATAAAGCTTCTTGTTTTGCAGGTATTGGTTTGCTGCTTCCGAGTGAGATGTTCAAGGTAACCCTTGTTTCCAGGAAcgattgtaaattaattaacaagtca
This genomic interval from Juglans regia cultivar Chandler chromosome 3, Walnut 2.0, whole genome shotgun sequence contains the following:
- the LOC109012687 gene encoding uncharacterized protein LOC109012687 isoform X1; this translates as MSIPESPFSSSSPSPSLPQTSSGRVELVSKFVSDRLVQKFYDVSEFGFDYEQSGLWSPPVQRTVFMSSSGKIFTEADILSKLRSALQRHRRGRKHRSLCFNVLVCCFRVRCSRVMQGKRKAWKVERAAKTGPEMKMQTWNRKVRGVT
- the LOC109012687 gene encoding uncharacterized protein LOC109012687 isoform X3, with the translated sequence MSIPESPFSSSSPSPSLPQTSSGRVELVSKFVSDRLVQKFYDVSEFGFDYEQSGLWSPPVQRTVFMSSSGKIFTEADILSKLRSALQRHRRGRKHRSLCFNVLVCCFRVRCSRA
- the LOC109012687 gene encoding uncharacterized protein LOC109012687 isoform X2, whose product is MSIPESPFSSSSPSPSLPQTSSGRVELVSKFVSDRLVQKFYDVSEFGFDYEQSGLWSPPVQRTVFMSSSGKIFTEADILSKLRSALQRHRRGRKHRSLCFNVLVCCFRVRCSSELSMSS